ccaaaagaaaacggaattaaaaaccgactcattcacgaatgacgtaccaaagtactggcaaaaacatcttcaatttttataatagtagagattagcATAGATgccatattattttattattcttaGAGGTGATTAGCTAGAGTGTTAacgtcaaaatttggtaagccccgagGTCGTCATAGGCCTAGAGTCAGTATCAGCTTCAGAATCCTAGAATCGGCCGACGGGAGTTGTCAAGTCGCCAGCAGTCGGATTCTTGATAGATTCGattaaggaaattaattaattatggaaAGTTTATTTAGAAGAGACCgattcaaggaggatgcggcatgacagtttatctattaattagaaagagtctgttagtttctttttatatttagaaaaatatgtagtttctttttatatttagaaaaatatGTTTCGTATCTGACAAGAACTTTACGTTTAGTTTTTTTCCTATCCAAAAAGGACTAGTATCtatccatgggtataaatatgtataccCGGGGTCATTATAAACTCTCTCTCGATCAATAAAACTACtatcggcgcatcgccaccctatTTTCcaaggtttttacttatcactGGTGGAACTTGGCATCTGGCgcagggctgcatcggctttcgatctccagcgaagggataagtcctacgttccgccggcACCGACAATTGTATCGACTAAATTGGTGTTGTTAAAGGCTACATCCCTTcaacctcttggattgctctgattcggttgatatatttgcctacatatttatcatatatcttagttaatctaactTAGCATCTTAATTTGATCAGATTTGTTGAGATACATTGTAGGGTTTATATAGGCATCGGCTAAATtatcttgctagattagattaattaAGGTATCCACCATCCTAAATTTTAGTCAAAGACTCGATTATTTAGAATTTATGTTTCTCAGCATACTTTGCGATGCATCATCCCTTATCGTAACTAGAATCATAAAGGCTAACCTGTCTTTGATTATAATAAGGGTTTCATTGGGGTTTCAgctgatgagttatctggacgttgcaccGGCTTACAAAGATTGCATATAAGTTGgttttagccgatcgcaacaaaggtttcattaaTTATCTAACCTTCTAGATTTTATGACATCAGACCTCCGGCCGATGTATACTTTAACCATCGGATCAATGTTTATTCTATTACatcattattagccgattgaTTTCTAccggattatattattgtttatTACATTATCATTAGCCAATTGTCTTTATACCGTTATCTATATTGGACATATAGGTGATTGTTCAAAACTCTATCAACATCGGCaagaactactccatcggcttgttagTCGATCAGCTATTTGATCtgttgtttacatatcttgtcagttgtaggatcaaGCTGACTGGCACGCTCGCATCTTATCAATTTTTAGATCTGCACTGAAGCTAAGCAAATCTCTCAGGGCGTCGTTGTTGTCGACTTAGTTTGCGCCAACACAGATCCAGCACCATCGGCGGAGCATGGGTTTTTCATCAACAGGGAGTCATTTATTTTTGTCTAGCATTTAGGAACCGAGTTGGTTCTGAGTCCGGTTCGACATGCTTTTTATCTTGGTGTTTCTCCTGCCGAGCTTTGTTCCTGGAAGACCGATGATGGCGATCCCATCTACACAGAGTTGAAATGTTGCCGATCTTAAGGAGGAGGCGAGATCAGGAGATTAAATCCTGGGTTCGTCACTTGATTCTAGAGGATCTCATCTTCTGTTCGTCTTGGTCAAGCACGGGTGGAGGATTTTTCTAGGGTTTTGGCTTGCAATACTTGTAAGCCAAACCAAGTTATTCTCTGAATTTTTGTTGTTGCTTGATTTTTATATCTGCTGTGAAAGAGGGAAAAATCGGGACGCTCGCTGTCAGGTGCTCATCAAGTATCTTATGTTCATGAAACCATATTCAAATATCTATTTATAACTCTAATAATAGATAATAAGTCTAGGAGGAAATTAGTGTAAAAAAGATTCGATGAGAAAACGGTTGTGTAATATTACTGGTGAACTAAAATAGTAACATTTAGTTTGTTTGTTATATGTTTGATAATGTAGGACATACATATGGATAACTCCTCATATCCTAATTCATACTTTTAATAGATTTGGATTTGAGCTCGGATAATATCAGATATATAATTCTATCCAGTAACTTTCCCATGAGCCTCCTGGCCGAGCGGCTAGGAAATACCCATCTTTTTTCACTCCTATTGCTTTCTAAAGGGCTTATAGGGTAGATAGGTGCCGGTTATTGACTATGAATTTAGAACTGGCATCTATAAGGGTGCAgccgttttttatttttgtaggtgctaaaaaattgaaaaaaaattagtatttttgttaagCTCCTATACAATCACACTCTTAATCCCACAATTCATATTATTTCTTCAACTCATATTCATATACGTGTCAAGAAATATTCGAACTCAAGTCCTCTCTATTCACACAAAGTCACCTTAACACCAAACCTACAAATAGTTCTTGTCTTAGAAACAAATGATATTATTTTGTGGCTGCTGCTATCCAAACTTATAAACCATATTTAGCACCATAGATAAGCTCAAATGAAAAGTTTATCAACTACAAAATTGTAGATCTAATCcttatctacaacttttatataggtttTGTCTCTATATGATATCGTCTACaccttgtactccctccgtattttaatataaatagtactttatacatgacttattttttaaaactttttttaaagttttttaaataagacggatggtcaaacgttggatacgaaAACTAtagttgcacttaaaataggacaGAAGGAGTATTAACTAAGGTAagatttccttttttggcaggagattctagattttttttcctttttttactaaacatttaaaaatctactccctccgtcccaaaatataagcaattttagctatgaatctggacaactgtGTGTCCAGATACATAGCCAAAagtggttatattttgggatggaggtagaatacatgaaatttaaaactttcaaataaaatttagaactttcttaaaaaaaagtcacatctaatattttaaactttcaactcggaatttgaaaactttcgtcacctcaaaatttaaaaactttgaaCTCATAATCTAAAACTAACTCAAATTTTGAAAtcttttcaactcaaaatttgaaaaatgttaACTCAAATTTTGATGACTTCCAACTCAAATCTTGAATACTTTCAACTTAATTctcgaaaacttttaactcaaattttaaaaactttcaagtctaagTTATCCAAATATTGGAAACTTTCATCTCATATTACAAAACTTCTCAACTTAACTATTCATTTATTAGCATAATTAATGTGATTAGCACAGTCATTAAAGCGCTAATGACGAGCGCCCAACCCCACCCCAAAAAAAGAGATTGGCATTGGCATCCAAGCTTCgttgttaaaaaaatacataatagAAAATGAAGACATTGCCCAtttccataaaaaaatgaaagcaaaagataaagaaaaaagtcgtcgtgcattgcaacggaacCATTACAAACATTAGGTGCATGCAAAAGAACCCGTTACACAACAAAGTATTTTTCTTTGGTCCCTGCTTTATCTTTCACATAACAATACATGGTACATACAACAATGGATCTCCATTTGCAAGAAGAAACAATAATATTTCACATAACATTATATGATTCAATAATGGAGCTCCATGAAAGAAGAAACATCAATCTTTCACACAAGACTAAACGGAATGCTTAGTTTCAAGCCAGTGTATGTTCgccatatatatatggattaaACTTCCGTCATGAAATTTAACAGACATTTCAGACATGCAGAAAAGCAAAATTCACTTTGTTTGGTACCTTCCAAGGATAAAGTAACAACGAGAAAATATAGCCTGGCTGGCAATTCCtttcttgcaagttgcaacatacTGAACAAGCACAAAAGTCCTATTTTCAGAGGCATATACCATCCAACCTGCATTATGCAGGCTTTTACCAGCGATGGGACTCTTGATTAGCACGGAATTTCGGTTACTTCCATTTGACCTGTTTACGTACATCATTTCATATCAAGAAGCAAGAGACAAACAATACAGTATGCGCGGAATCCACATGACTGAATATATGGAACATACCAAATAAGAACATCACAGTAGGTGATAACTTTTTTAGTGAACTGGAACACAATAAAATGGGGGCATTTTTCAACCATATATATTGCAAGTCGAAAGGAGACTACAGGGAAGGGTGTTATCAACATATATACTGAATCTACAAAGAACAAcatcttactccctccatcccaaaaaaagacaaaccctggtttccgtgtccaatgtttgaccgttcgtcttatttgaaaaaattataaaaaaaattaaaaagacaagtcacgcataaaatattaatcatattttatcatctaataacaatgaaaatacgaattataaaaaaatttcatataagacggacagtcaaagttggacacgaaaacctagggtttgtcttttttttttttggacggagggagtaagtgatAGTTTCCGAACATGAGAAATATCATACAGTATTCATCTATTTGAATGCCCGAGTTTTGTGGAGGGGCGATAGTTGGGCGATTTCAGGGTCGGGGCTTCGCTGGCGGAGGCGCCGGATCCTCCTCCTGTCTCCTGGCACTGGCCTATTCAGTAACAGGATTCGGGCACTGTTTCAAGCCGCCATCCACGCTCTGTGCAGATGCCTCCTGCCCTCATCGGCGCTGCATCCTAATCACGAAAACGTATCAGGCAGAGATCGTCTTCCTCGGCGGCTCTTTCTTCTCCCTGTCAGGCAGAGATCGTGTTTCAGTCCAGGGAGAGGGTCTCGtcatcggcgtcggcgccggaaGCCTGCGCTGTTGTTGCAGGTGATGCCCAAATCGATGGAGGTGATGCACGGCGTCCTTCTCGTCGACATAGTTTATCTGATGTTTTTGAGGATGGGCGTTGTAGCTTCTCCAAGCGGGTGCGATCAAGAACATGGCTCTGGACTTGATCATCTCTCGACCATGGATAGCACGTCTCTTTTCCCTGCTTCAGAACAGTTACTCGGTAGTTGGCTACTAGCTAGCCTTGAAGGTGAGGAGATGAAAACTGCCTCTCAAACAGGAGATTCCGATTCTCTACTATTAGTTGACAACTTTTGGGAGGAAATTGGCTTCCCGACCCCTGCCTCTCGGTGGTGGGATCGAAATAGTTCGGATTCGCATTCGTTGGTTGGTACCACAATCTCTACCCAAAAAACCAGTCCAGGGCAAACTCTCGTACGCGGCAATGGCGGCTCGACCCGGCGATGGCTGGGCAACGTCGTGAGGAAACAGCAGTTCCAGCGTCCACATCTCCCAAGATTTGGAGGCAACAACGCTGGCAAGGAGGGGCTGCTCAAGGGCAGCACCACTCTTTCAGCAAGTTCCATCAGGGAGCCAATCCCGGGCCGCCGATCATGGAGACCAGTCGCGGACTGCCCTCCAAGTTAGACCGGTACAACCACCCACAGCGCCGGTGCCGACAAACCAAGAACAACAGAGGGAGATACCAACGCAGCAAGTAGAGACAGCTAAAGCAAAGAAACCGAGACCGCCTCTTTGTCACAGGTGCAAAACAAGTGGCCATATGGCGCAGGTATGCAAAGCGGACCTTGATTGCTACATTTGCAACAAGAAGGATTCTCATCTAGCAACGAAGTGTCCAGTGCTCAAGTTGCCGAAACCCACATGCTCACTTTTTGGTTTCGGTAAAACCGAGTTTGGTTTTCTCCAAATTAGTGGCTTTGGAATGAATGTGCAATCACCCTCAACTGCTCCCATGGCATTGGTATCCATTCACGGTGGCGTGCTGTCCCGAGAGATAGTTCAGGCCGAGCTAGCTCATCGGATAAGGCCGGACTGGAAGTGGGAAGCTGTCCCTCATGGTGACAACTCTTTCCTCGTCGCCTTCCCTTCTTTTGAGGAATTAAAGAGGATGGATGACGTTGAATTCCGTCTAAAGAATCACGGGGTTTCAATGACAATAATTGAGTGGAAGACTCCTGATGATGTGATACCGGCATATGAATTGGATGAGGTGTGGATACATGTGTCGGGTGTGCCCGCCCCATGGCATCATTACTTGGCCTTTTGGGCATTAGGTTGTGTCATTGGGGCTACACAGGAGGTTGATATGCTCACTTACAGACGCACGGGGGTGATTAGAATGAAGGTGTTCATGCATAGCAGTGTAGTGTTGCCGATCACAACGGATGTTGTCTTTGGAAAGTTGGGATACCCTATCACTTATGCTTTGGAAAATGAGAGTTTTCGTCCGGCTAAGATTATGGAGGTTGATCAGATGGATCATGATGGGGACACACAAGAAGATCAAGATGACTCATCAAGGGATGGTCACCATGATCAGGTGCATAAGAAGGCAAGGAACTCAGAAAATACAACTCCTCCAAAGGAGCAATCTTCAGATGTTACAGCCATGCAACTGGCCTTAACTCCTCTTGTGAATTGCCAGCCTCTGCCACCTCCTCGGCCTGTGATAGCTGATGAGAAAGAGGTCATGACAGCCAGGTCAACACCAAGAATTATGACACATACCTGCTCTTATAAACCGGACGGCATCCCTTCTGCACCTGAGCAACTTCGCACGCAGACAACGGGGTCGGAACATCTCCCTTTGCTCACCCCTAGGTCGGCTGCAGCAACTAGGACAACTGCTGTCCTTTCTCCGGTGGCACATGAGGAAGTCTTACAGGAAGGGAAAATAAACACTTCTTCGCCTGTACCGCAGTTGACTCGCGCAAGTGGCAGCAAGGCTGGCTCCTCCACACCTCGTCGCCGTAGTATGCGATCCAATGTTGAGAACTTGGATGGCATCGCTAGAGGGGATGACGACTCGCTGCTCAAGGCAATGAAGAGGACAGCAGTGCGTAATTTGGATGATAGCTTTGCGGCACGGGAGGTTTCGGCACCGACGAATCAGCTGCACTCGGCCTCTCGTATTGCATCATTTCAGCAAGGTACTGCTACTAGGCCTTCTCAGTCCCTACCTTCTTTACCTCATGTTAATGTTGCTTCCAATCTTAAATCTTTAGGAGTTTCTTTGGGTACTTCTAATGTTTCTTTTCTGCTCAATGTCTTGAAACATATTGAGGTAGATAGAACAAAAGTAGCAACCAAGCCTAGAGAAAACAACCAGTCCATTTCTTTTGTGTCGGAGGTAGATCCTTTTATGACAAGtgatgacgagggcgacgatATTGATGGCGCCCTACTCGCTCACTTAGTTAAGGATATCTCGGAGATTGATATGGAGGATGTAGACCAAAGTAACAAAATTTGTGACTTGTTGGTTTCCACTAGAAAATCTAAATCATCTTCAAAAAGGAAAGAGCGAAAGTCTCatcccaaaaatccaaaaaccaCTAAAATTGTTTCATCATGAAAGAAATTTTTTGGAATAGCAAAGGTCTTTCAGACTTGGCTAAATTCCGGTTTGTGGCAGATATTGTTAGAGAAAAAAAGCTAGACTTTGTTGCATTGCTTGAGACAAGAAAGGGCGAAATGTCGAAGACAAATTTAGATCGCCTCTCTGGAGGTGCTGATTTTGTTTGGCATTGTCTCCCACCTAAAGGAAGATCGGGGGGTATTCTACTTGGGGTTAATGCGGCTGTATTGGATCTATCCTTAATTGTTGAAGGGGAATTTTTCGTTAAATTTCATCTCAACAATAGGGAGGATAACTTTAAATGGATTTTGATGGCAGTGTATGGACCGGCCCAAGATGATTTTAAATCTAGTTTCTTGGCAGAGTTAGTTCGCACGTGCCAGCATAATCATCTCCCCACTCTAATAGGGGGGATTTCAACATTTTGAGAAGTAGTGCGGAAATAAACAATGACCGATACAACGCTCGCTGGCCTTTTCTCTTCAATGTTGTGATTGATAGCTTTGACTTAAGAGAGATCGCTCTAACAGGCAGGCAATATACTTGGGCAAACTCGCTCCTTATACCGACGTATGAGAAGCTAGATAGGGTTCTTACTTCCACGGAATGGGAATCCAAATACCCTATGGAATCGGTTCATGCACTAGATAGAGGGGTGTCAGATCACACGCCTTTGTTCCTTGATACAGGGGAAGCGGCCTTTGCCGGAAACCTTAAGCAGTTCAAGATGGAACTTAGCTGGTTTCTGCGCGACGATTTCCATGATCGTGTTGTCGAAATTTGGAATAAACCAATCAAGGGTCGTAATGCAGTCCAACGATGGAATA
This window of the Oryza sativa Japonica Group chromosome 4, ASM3414082v1 genome carries:
- the LOC9272529 gene encoding uncharacterized protein; the encoded protein is MALVSIHGGVLSREIVQAELAHRIRPDWKWEAVPHGDNSFLVAFPSFEELKRMDDVEFRLKNHGVSMTIIEWKTPDDVIPAYELDEVWIHVSGVPAPWHHYLAFWALGCVIGATQEVDMLTYRRTGVIRMKVFMHSSVVLPITTDVVFGKLGYPITYALENESFRPAKIMEVDQMDHDGDTQEDQDDSSRDGHHDQVHKKARNSENTTPPKEQSSDVTAMQLALTPLVNCQPLPPPRPVIADEKEVMTARSTPRIMTHTCSYKPDGIPSAPEQLRTQTTGSEHLPLLTPRSAAATRTTAVLSPVAHEEVLQEGKINTSSPVPQLTRASGSKAGSSTPRRRSMRSNVENLDGIARGDDDSLLKAMKRTAVRNLDDSFAAREVSAPTNQLHSASRIASFQQGYYSSNPVVTYLGYPPQTGITGYYCGDISTFGPGGTGCFYPGAWVAI